In Crassostrea angulata isolate pt1a10 chromosome 6, ASM2561291v2, whole genome shotgun sequence, a genomic segment contains:
- the LOC128189112 gene encoding 3-mercaptopyruvate sulfurtransferase-like isoform X2 encodes MSGSMSNDMFVSCQWLKHRIANRHLFQNLVILDVSWASDKNMEDEFLREHIPGAQFFNIMDDNHTDMYPRNLPSVENFQSRARAIGINNDSHLVLYSKSQHGGLFVSGRAWWTFSYFGHQSISVLDGGFSQWLEENGDVSKERCSNCKIGEFSTNVRGNLRVEFDEMVQIVKTHGQIIDSRASDKLNLKDPSTYIGNAINIPMSVIVKGHLIMPKDELREFLTEKGVNLNQPTVCYCNSGMSSCSVVTAIIYCGGQARLYSGGYNEWKRKT; translated from the exons ATGTCTGGAAGCATGTCCAACGATATGTTTGTCAGTTGTCAGTGGCTTAAGCACAGGATTGCCAACAGACATTTGTTCCAAAATCTGGTCATTTTGGACGTGTCATGGGCAAGCGACAAAAACATGGAGGATGAGTTCTTAAG AGAGCATATTCCGGGAGCCCAGTTTTTTAACATAATGGACGACAACCACACAGACATGTACCCGCGGAATCTTCCATCAGTGGAGAACTTCCAAAGTCGGGCTCGGGCGATAGGAATAAACAACGACTCGCACCTTGTGTTGTACAGCAAATCCCAGCATGGCGGTCTGTTTGTCAGTGGAAGAGCCTGGTGGACATTCTCC TACTTTGGACATCAGTCAATCAGTGTTCTTGATGGCGGCTTCAGTCAATGGTTAGAAGAAAACGGGGACGTTTCCAAGGAAAGATGTTCAAATTGCAAA ATTGGGGAATTTAGCACCAACGTTCGAGGAAATCTAAGAGTTGAATTCGATGAAATGGTCCAGATTGTGAAGACACACGGACAGATAATCGACTCCAGAGCTAGCGATAAACTTAATTTGAAAG ATCCATCAACATACATTggaaatgcaataaatattccgATGAGCGTCATAGTTAAGGGTCACCTGATTATGCCGAAAGATGAACTAAGAGAGT TTCTGACTGAAAAAGGTGTAAATCTCAACCAACCTACCGTCTGTTACTGCAACAGTGGCATGTCCTCGTGTAGTGTTGTCACGGCAATCATTTACTGTGGAGGCCAAGCAAGGCTCTATAGT GGTGGATACAACGAatggaaaagaaaaacataG
- the LOC128189112 gene encoding 3-mercaptopyruvate sulfurtransferase-like isoform X1 — MSGSMSNDMFVSCQWLKHRIANRHLFQNLVILDVSWASDKNMEDEFLREHIPGAQFFNIMDDNHTDMYPRNLPSVENFQSRARAIGINNDSHLVLYSKSQHGGLFVSGRAWWTFSYFGHQSISVLDGGFSQWLEENGDVSKERCSNCKLISFEIGEFSTNVRGNLRVEFDEMVQIVKTHGQIIDSRASDKLNLKDPSTYIGNAINIPMSVIVKGHLIMPKDELREFLTEKGVNLNQPTVCYCNSGMSSCSVVTAIIYCGGQARLYSGGYNEWKRKT, encoded by the exons ATGTCTGGAAGCATGTCCAACGATATGTTTGTCAGTTGTCAGTGGCTTAAGCACAGGATTGCCAACAGACATTTGTTCCAAAATCTGGTCATTTTGGACGTGTCATGGGCAAGCGACAAAAACATGGAGGATGAGTTCTTAAG AGAGCATATTCCGGGAGCCCAGTTTTTTAACATAATGGACGACAACCACACAGACATGTACCCGCGGAATCTTCCATCAGTGGAGAACTTCCAAAGTCGGGCTCGGGCGATAGGAATAAACAACGACTCGCACCTTGTGTTGTACAGCAAATCCCAGCATGGCGGTCTGTTTGTCAGTGGAAGAGCCTGGTGGACATTCTCC TACTTTGGACATCAGTCAATCAGTGTTCTTGATGGCGGCTTCAGTCAATGGTTAGAAGAAAACGGGGACGTTTCCAAGGAAAGATGTTCAAATTGCAAA TTGATTTCTTTTGAGATTGGGGAATTTAGCACCAACGTTCGAGGAAATCTAAGAGTTGAATTCGATGAAATGGTCCAGATTGTGAAGACACACGGACAGATAATCGACTCCAGAGCTAGCGATAAACTTAATTTGAAAG ATCCATCAACATACATTggaaatgcaataaatattccgATGAGCGTCATAGTTAAGGGTCACCTGATTATGCCGAAAGATGAACTAAGAGAGT TTCTGACTGAAAAAGGTGTAAATCTCAACCAACCTACCGTCTGTTACTGCAACAGTGGCATGTCCTCGTGTAGTGTTGTCACGGCAATCATTTACTGTGGAGGCCAAGCAAGGCTCTATAGT GGTGGATACAACGAatggaaaagaaaaacataG